In Hemicordylus capensis ecotype Gifberg chromosome 3, rHemCap1.1.pri, whole genome shotgun sequence, one DNA window encodes the following:
- the NDUFB8 gene encoding NADH dehydrogenase [ubiquinone] 1 beta subcomplex subunit 8, mitochondrial isoform X3, with amino-acid sequence MVGGGHLLSKPGRKETEVAVLCSLPETSDLPKDLLPGPYPKTPEQRAAAAKKYNMTVEDYEPYPDDGLGYGDYPKLPDRSQHERDPWYDWDHPDLRRNHGETMHWDFDMFVRTRVDTSPTPLSWHTMRNYLVGFISFMVVMCILGEIYPSYQPVGPKQYPYNNLYLERGGDPNKEPPEVKNYEI; translated from the exons ATGGTTGGAGGAGGTCACCTTCTCTCTAAGCCGggaaggaaagaaacagaggttgCAGTCTTGTGCtccttacctgaga CTTCAGACTTGCCCAAAGACCTGCTGCCTGGGCCATACCCCAAGACTCCAGAGCAACGGGCAGCTGCTGCAAAGAAGTACAACATGACAGTGGAGGACTATGAGCCATATCCGGATGATGGCCTAGG TTATGGTGATTATCCCAAACTCCCAGACCGATCCCAGCATGAGAGAGATCCGTGGTATGACTGGGACCATCCAGATCTGAGGCGTAACCATGGAGAGACA ATGCACTGGGATTTTGATATGTTCGTTCGGACCCGGGTTGACACCTCTCCTACACCCCTCTCCTGGCATACGATGCGTAATTATCTTGTGGGCTTTATTAGCTTCATGGTCGTCATGTGTATTCTTGGTGAGATTTATCCATCCTACCAGCCTGTG GGCCCAAAGCAGTATCCCTACAACAATCTGTATTTGGAGCGGGGGGGAGATCCCAACAAAGAGCCACCAGAGGTGAAGAACTATGAGATCTAA
- the NDUFB8 gene encoding NADH dehydrogenase [ubiquinone] 1 beta subcomplex subunit 8, mitochondrial isoform X2 — translation MAFRGARGCLKEFLLRRPLRWKAVAPGGVRAASDLPKDLLPGPYPKTPEQRAAAAKKYNMTVEDYEPYPDDGLGYGDYPKLPDRSQHERDPWYDWDHPDLRRNHGETMHWDFDMFVRTRVDTSPTPLSWHTMRNYLVGFISFMVVMCILGEIYPSYQPVGPKQYPYNNLYLERGGDPNKEPPEVKNYEI, via the exons ATGGCGTTTCGGGGTGCCCGAGGTTGCTTGAAGGAGTTTCTCCTGCGGCGGCCACTGAGATGGAAGGCGGTGGCTCCAGGCGGTGTCCGTGCTG CTTCAGACTTGCCCAAAGACCTGCTGCCTGGGCCATACCCCAAGACTCCAGAGCAACGGGCAGCTGCTGCAAAGAAGTACAACATGACAGTGGAGGACTATGAGCCATATCCGGATGATGGCCTAGG TTATGGTGATTATCCCAAACTCCCAGACCGATCCCAGCATGAGAGAGATCCGTGGTATGACTGGGACCATCCAGATCTGAGGCGTAACCATGGAGAGACA ATGCACTGGGATTTTGATATGTTCGTTCGGACCCGGGTTGACACCTCTCCTACACCCCTCTCCTGGCATACGATGCGTAATTATCTTGTGGGCTTTATTAGCTTCATGGTCGTCATGTGTATTCTTGGTGAGATTTATCCATCCTACCAGCCTGTG GGCCCAAAGCAGTATCCCTACAACAATCTGTATTTGGAGCGGGGGGGAGATCCCAACAAAGAGCCACCAGAGGTGAAGAACTATGAGATCTAA
- the NDUFB8 gene encoding NADH dehydrogenase [ubiquinone] 1 beta subcomplex subunit 8, mitochondrial isoform X1 — translation MVGGGHLLSKPGRKETEVAVLCSLPESKPIERNELLSTQESDPAFGMERSSDLPKDLLPGPYPKTPEQRAAAAKKYNMTVEDYEPYPDDGLGYGDYPKLPDRSQHERDPWYDWDHPDLRRNHGETMHWDFDMFVRTRVDTSPTPLSWHTMRNYLVGFISFMVVMCILGEIYPSYQPVGPKQYPYNNLYLERGGDPNKEPPEVKNYEI, via the exons ATGGTTGGAGGAGGTCACCTTCTCTCTAAGCCGggaaggaaagaaacagaggttgCAGTCTTGTGCtccttacctgagagtaagcccattgaacGCAATGAACTGCTGAGCACACAGGAATCAGATCCAGCCTTTGGGATGGAGAGGT CTTCAGACTTGCCCAAAGACCTGCTGCCTGGGCCATACCCCAAGACTCCAGAGCAACGGGCAGCTGCTGCAAAGAAGTACAACATGACAGTGGAGGACTATGAGCCATATCCGGATGATGGCCTAGG TTATGGTGATTATCCCAAACTCCCAGACCGATCCCAGCATGAGAGAGATCCGTGGTATGACTGGGACCATCCAGATCTGAGGCGTAACCATGGAGAGACA ATGCACTGGGATTTTGATATGTTCGTTCGGACCCGGGTTGACACCTCTCCTACACCCCTCTCCTGGCATACGATGCGTAATTATCTTGTGGGCTTTATTAGCTTCATGGTCGTCATGTGTATTCTTGGTGAGATTTATCCATCCTACCAGCCTGTG GGCCCAAAGCAGTATCCCTACAACAATCTGTATTTGGAGCGGGGGGGAGATCCCAACAAAGAGCCACCAGAGGTGAAGAACTATGAGATCTAA